A window from uncultured Anaeromusa sp. encodes these proteins:
- the waaF gene encoding lipopolysaccharide heptosyltransferase II has product MKRILIINLAFIGDVLLSTPVARSLRHAYPQARIDMMTVPVAAPLAQRNPYVDEVIVYDKKGQHKKWKTLWQLLRQIRSRKYDLAVCTNFALRGAMLAFFCGIPRRLGYAAQHGEWFLSDSVSSVRPPLRHEAENYLDVLKPLDLETTDFSLELALQADDIVSAAKEKEKADKPIVVLCPAGSYRRKSWTTDGYAKLMQKLSPQVSWYLIGGKAEEAYLQRIAAKAAVPVTLWSGTHTLPEVAGLMQQAALVISVDTAALHMAQAVHTPVLGLFGPTDPRIWGPRGAKDRVVWLQNCQPCWGRGECATQHCLRDLPEDTVIQIAQEMLAEKSRMGTGSEQESR; this is encoded by the coding sequence ATGAAACGAATTTTGATTATTAATTTGGCTTTTATCGGTGATGTGCTTTTATCGACGCCTGTTGCCAGGTCTTTGCGGCACGCTTATCCGCAGGCGCGGATTGACATGATGACTGTACCAGTGGCTGCGCCGCTGGCGCAGCGCAATCCCTATGTCGACGAAGTCATAGTCTACGATAAAAAAGGACAACATAAGAAGTGGAAAACGTTGTGGCAGTTGCTGCGGCAGATTCGTTCGCGCAAGTACGATCTTGCAGTTTGCACTAATTTTGCGCTCCGAGGGGCTATGTTGGCCTTCTTTTGCGGTATTCCCCGGCGTCTGGGCTATGCAGCGCAACACGGCGAGTGGTTTCTGTCGGACTCGGTTTCGTCTGTGCGGCCGCCTTTGCGCCATGAAGCGGAGAACTACTTGGATGTGCTGAAGCCCTTAGACTTGGAGACGACAGATTTTTCGTTGGAACTTGCTTTGCAGGCGGACGATATTGTTTCGGCTGCCAAGGAAAAAGAAAAGGCTGATAAGCCGATTGTTGTCTTATGCCCTGCAGGAAGCTACAGACGCAAGAGTTGGACGACTGATGGATATGCTAAATTAATGCAGAAACTATCGCCGCAGGTGTCGTGGTATCTGATTGGCGGCAAAGCCGAAGAGGCGTATTTGCAGCGCATCGCAGCAAAGGCGGCAGTGCCTGTTACGCTTTGGAGCGGGACGCATACTTTGCCCGAGGTAGCCGGACTCATGCAGCAGGCGGCCTTGGTCATTAGCGTTGATACGGCGGCGCTACATATGGCTCAAGCCGTGCATACGCCTGTTTTGGGCTTGTTTGGCCCTACGGATCCTCGTATCTGGGGGCCACGCGGCGCGAAGGACCGCGTGGTATGGCTGCAAAACTGCCAGCCTTGCTGGGGACGGGGCGAATGCGCTACTCAGCATTGCCTGCGCGACCTGCCTGAGGACACCGTCATTCAAATTGCCCAAGAAATGCTGGCAGAGAAAAGCCGGATGGGCACGGGGAGTGAACAAGAGTCACGATGA
- a CDS encoding glycosyltransferase family 9 protein → MNILIVKLSAIGDIVHALPVAKDLKECFPGCRITWVAEAAGASLLKNHPYIDEVLLFDKPCFKSLGGLVKHAPGFISELKKRRFDLALDLQGLMKSALIAWLSGAPQRLVYENAREGSHLLAKKVVGPNHGGHVVELYRDVVRHLGCQLGPADFGLGVAVTGETDRAASILRHAGVGENVPYAVLALGANWPNKIWPQRYFAALADKLSSQGIVPVAIGAAGDHKLYEEMTTFTEVPPIDLTGKTNLQQLAAVIKGAVVFIGGDTGPMHMAAALGVKTICLMGPTDANRNGPYGQPQHALEVQRDCAGCWKRACPKGLDCLDVLTPEQVWEKIFEQE, encoded by the coding sequence ATGAACATATTAATTGTAAAGCTAAGCGCCATTGGAGATATTGTGCATGCGTTGCCGGTAGCGAAGGACTTAAAAGAATGTTTTCCTGGCTGCCGCATAACCTGGGTGGCCGAAGCCGCAGGCGCCTCGCTTTTAAAGAACCATCCATATATTGACGAAGTGCTGCTTTTTGACAAACCTTGCTTTAAATCCTTAGGCGGGCTTGTTAAGCATGCACCTGGCTTTATTTCGGAATTGAAGAAGCGCCGCTTTGATTTGGCTTTAGATTTGCAAGGGCTCATGAAAAGTGCCTTGATTGCCTGGCTGAGCGGTGCGCCGCAACGGCTGGTGTACGAAAATGCCCGCGAGGGAAGTCATTTGCTGGCCAAGAAAGTAGTCGGACCGAATCATGGCGGGCATGTAGTCGAACTATACAGAGATGTAGTTCGTCATTTGGGATGCCAGTTGGGTCCAGCGGATTTCGGCCTCGGCGTGGCAGTGACGGGCGAAACGGACAGAGCTGCGTCCATCTTACGTCATGCCGGAGTAGGTGAGAATGTTCCGTATGCCGTGCTGGCCTTGGGGGCTAATTGGCCGAATAAGATTTGGCCGCAGCGTTATTTTGCGGCGCTGGCAGACAAACTGAGCAGTCAGGGGATTGTGCCGGTGGCGATTGGAGCGGCTGGTGACCATAAGCTGTATGAAGAAATGACGACGTTTACGGAAGTGCCGCCTATAGACTTGACAGGCAAAACGAACCTGCAGCAACTAGCTGCTGTGATCAAAGGGGCAGTTGTTTTTATAGGCGGTGATACCGGTCCTATGCACATGGCGGCAGCGCTGGGCGTAAAAACCATCTGTTTAATGGGGCCTACTGACGCTAATCGCAACGGCCCCTATGGTCAACCGCAGCATGCGCTGGAAGTGCAGCGAGACTGCGCGGGTTGCTGGAAACGCGCTTGCCCTAAAGGTCTCGACTGCCTGGACGTACTTACGCCGGAGCAAGTCTGGGAGAAGATTTTTGAACAGGAGTAG
- the rfaE2 gene encoding D-glycero-beta-D-manno-heptose 1-phosphate adenylyltransferase gives MERNELVQEVARLQAAGRRVVFTNGCFDILHAGHVRYLNAARAVGDVLVLGLNSDASVRRLKGESRPINSEEDRAEVLAGLAAVDYVVIFDEPTAEPLVELLKPDVYVKGGDYTVERLPESRIVASYGGETVLIPEVPGRSSTNMIKKIRETDREGTK, from the coding sequence ATGGAACGAAACGAATTAGTACAAGAAGTTGCGCGGTTGCAAGCGGCAGGGCGCAGAGTGGTTTTTACCAACGGCTGTTTTGATATTCTGCATGCTGGACATGTTCGCTATTTGAATGCGGCCCGGGCGGTAGGGGATGTGCTCGTGCTTGGCCTGAATAGCGATGCTTCCGTGCGACGGCTTAAAGGCGAGTCTAGACCAATAAATAGTGAAGAGGATCGGGCAGAGGTGCTGGCTGGACTGGCGGCTGTCGATTACGTGGTTATCTTTGACGAACCAACCGCAGAACCGCTAGTAGAGCTTTTAAAACCGGATGTATACGTAAAAGGCGGCGATTATACGGTCGAACGCCTGCCAGAGTCTCGCATCGTGGCTTCTTATGGCGGCGAAACTGTACTCATTCCCGAAGTCCCGGGGCGCTCGTCAACAAACATGATTAAAAAGATACGTGAGACAGACAGGGAGGGTACGAAATAG
- a CDS encoding PfkB family carbohydrate kinase, translating to MKLQEWVPKLKGKKILLLGDMVADVYVKGHISRVSREAPVLVLEHRGETIVPGGAANAVHNAAVLGGVVYAVGICGEDKAGEKLKELLQSKGVVVDGLFQDAKRPTITKTRILAGGQATVRQQVVRIDQESKEPLVKETEEALLHYIEKVLPKMDVAVISDYGSQTVSPKLRQRLIALCREQGVPCMVDSRYDIQQFTGVELIKQNEAEAAAALGLESLDEIGAAEAAEQIVEMLQADGILLTQGGDGMTLYVRGQGARHIPVSNRSEVYDVTGAGDTAVVTMMLALAAGADHYSAAKLANYAAGVVVRKHGTATLTADELLQAVKQGELAARKQKEEME from the coding sequence ATGAAATTACAGGAATGGGTTCCTAAGTTAAAAGGAAAAAAAATACTGCTTTTAGGCGATATGGTAGCCGATGTCTATGTAAAAGGCCATATTTCTCGTGTTTCCCGGGAAGCGCCGGTGCTGGTCCTGGAACATCGCGGCGAAACCATTGTGCCCGGAGGCGCTGCTAATGCTGTGCATAATGCAGCAGTTTTAGGCGGTGTAGTCTATGCAGTAGGCATATGCGGCGAAGATAAAGCGGGAGAGAAGCTGAAAGAACTGCTGCAAAGCAAAGGGGTCGTGGTTGACGGACTCTTTCAGGATGCGAAGCGTCCTACGATCACAAAAACGCGTATTTTAGCGGGCGGTCAGGCAACGGTACGGCAGCAGGTGGTACGGATTGATCAAGAATCAAAAGAACCGTTGGTAAAGGAAACGGAAGAAGCCTTGTTGCATTATATAGAAAAAGTATTGCCGAAGATGGATGTGGCGGTGATCAGCGATTATGGCAGCCAGACTGTTTCGCCGAAGCTTCGGCAAAGGTTGATTGCGTTGTGCCGCGAGCAAGGCGTGCCGTGCATGGTGGATTCTCGCTATGATATCCAGCAATTTACTGGTGTGGAACTGATCAAACAGAATGAGGCGGAAGCAGCAGCTGCATTGGGGCTGGAGAGCTTGGATGAAATTGGCGCAGCGGAAGCGGCAGAACAGATTGTGGAGATGCTCCAGGCGGATGGGATTCTTTTGACTCAGGGCGGCGACGGCATGACGCTGTATGTGCGCGGCCAAGGAGCCAGGCATATTCCTGTAAGCAACCGCAGCGAGGTCTATGACGTGACAGGCGCGGGTGATACCGCAGTGGTGACCATGATGCTGGCGCTAGCGGCTGGGGCGGATCATTACAGCGCGGCGAAGCTGGCTAACTACGCAGCAGGGGTTGTTGTGCGCAAGCATGGAACGGCGACGCTTACGGCGGATGAATTATTGCAGGCAGTGAAACAAGGAGAACTGGCGGCAAGAAAGCAAAAGGAGGAAATGGAATAA
- a CDS encoding LPS-assembly protein LptD, whose product MNKSYKWLAVALSCMLGVAVCAETGEAAKKKKEEKPKEPLPVTVEGDELYFQESSGDLYAKGNALLEQGLEKVTSEFIHGNAKSETVFADEEATLWQPGTRLVGQKIVYNYGDKTGQMENVHGTMNKEIVSGPRVEIYPDHYVIYNASTTRCNAKIPDYRLTAAKVIIWPQKQMIAYDAKVWIKDKVFYATPRYRKSLNPDEQESEMPKVGYNSENGLYLEYYYQYPLDEHFSVGIDILTGTKHAWRSGEDISYHGNGYNVILRQGDYQDTDNRWIKKKPEVEVNFGQKRIQGTAWQYTPKFIAGMWEDGTKRSWHQDYTLYFDRDPISLDKKKTLTLLLGTGYEKIYESYNRSQQNIFRQDATLIKGWNPKLTTWVAFHNRQNEQKVFNYNTDDMSREFDIGFSYQLDRKDRLVYNESHDMINHRLYDRDISIVRDLHCWQMTLTYRAERKQVKVDLALTRF is encoded by the coding sequence ATGAATAAATCGTATAAATGGCTGGCTGTCGCGTTGTCTTGTATGCTTGGAGTGGCTGTGTGCGCGGAAACCGGCGAAGCCGCTAAAAAGAAAAAAGAAGAAAAACCGAAAGAACCATTGCCTGTTACTGTTGAAGGGGATGAACTGTATTTTCAAGAAAGCAGCGGCGACTTGTATGCAAAAGGAAATGCTTTGCTTGAACAAGGTTTGGAAAAAGTCACTTCAGAATTTATTCACGGCAATGCGAAAAGTGAAACCGTTTTTGCCGACGAGGAAGCTACTCTTTGGCAGCCGGGTACAAGGCTTGTCGGGCAAAAAATCGTATACAATTATGGCGACAAAACAGGGCAAATGGAAAACGTTCATGGGACGATGAACAAAGAGATTGTAAGTGGGCCGCGCGTGGAGATCTACCCGGATCACTATGTGATTTACAATGCCTCGACAACGCGCTGTAACGCCAAAATTCCGGATTATCGTCTGACTGCAGCTAAAGTCATCATTTGGCCGCAAAAACAGATGATTGCTTATGATGCTAAGGTTTGGATAAAAGACAAGGTGTTTTATGCAACACCTCGGTATCGTAAGTCGTTGAATCCAGATGAACAGGAAAGTGAAATGCCGAAAGTAGGCTATAACTCAGAAAATGGCTTGTATTTGGAATATTATTATCAATACCCCCTGGATGAGCATTTTTCAGTCGGCATTGATATTTTGACAGGAACTAAGCATGCTTGGCGTTCGGGAGAAGATATCAGTTATCATGGCAATGGCTATAATGTAATTTTGCGGCAAGGTGATTACCAGGATACGGATAATCGCTGGATTAAGAAAAAACCAGAAGTAGAAGTGAATTTTGGCCAAAAGCGTATTCAAGGAACGGCTTGGCAATATACTCCGAAATTCATTGCCGGTATGTGGGAAGACGGAACGAAACGCAGCTGGCATCAGGACTATACTTTGTATTTTGACCGTGATCCCATTTCATTGGACAAAAAGAAGACCTTAACGTTATTGTTGGGGACTGGCTATGAAAAAATATATGAAAGTTATAATCGCTCACAGCAAAATATTTTTAGACAGGATGCTACTTTAATCAAGGGATGGAATCCGAAGCTGACTACCTGGGTTGCCTTTCATAATCGACAGAATGAACAAAAAGTGTTCAATTACAATACCGATGACATGTCACGGGAATTTGATATAGGTTTTTCGTATCAATTAGATCGTAAAGATCGCCTGGTATACAATGAGAGTCACGATATGATCAATCATCGCCTATATGATCGCGATATCAGCATTGTCAGGGACTTGCATTGCTGGCAGATGACGCTTACGTATCGGGCTGAACGGAAACAAGTGAAAGTGGATTTGGCTTTGACTCGCTTTTAA
- a CDS encoding porin: MKKKLLMAAIAAMIAMPATAALAAPVEFNGQIEAQYSHDNATKQDGSKITFTLNAKTNVAKNLDVYGRFAAQALTTAGFRNDFRIGAGAYGADTKYMNEVDQFGFLYNNAGTSYKVGRQGGTIGGTALLYSTEGYVGRDIMADGVSIKTKSGVTDISVTALREVYGPSNKAYAVSASYKPAKAWTVGATLARYDAAQDLNYWAVNTGYELGKANFTAEYAKSSASDANKAYDLGVSYAFDKKTSAFATYYRVENNGDMGGWTDFDANMKGFYYGLNHKLDDKTTLKLFFKDIEQVDNSSVKSKQFRTTVSYQF; this comes from the coding sequence ATGAAAAAGAAACTCTTGATGGCTGCTATTGCTGCCATGATCGCCATGCCTGCTACAGCTGCTTTGGCCGCACCGGTGGAATTTAATGGACAAATCGAAGCGCAATACAGCCATGATAATGCTACCAAACAGGATGGCAGCAAAATCACCTTTACTTTGAATGCAAAAACCAATGTAGCTAAAAACCTGGATGTTTATGGCCGCTTTGCGGCACAAGCGCTTACCACTGCTGGTTTCCGTAATGATTTCCGCATTGGTGCAGGCGCTTACGGTGCAGATACTAAGTACATGAATGAAGTGGATCAGTTTGGTTTCTTGTATAATAATGCAGGTACTAGTTATAAAGTGGGCCGCCAAGGCGGTACTATTGGCGGTACGGCGTTGTTGTACAGCACAGAGGGTTATGTCGGTCGCGATATCATGGCTGATGGCGTATCCATCAAAACTAAATCCGGTGTAACGGATATTTCGGTAACGGCGTTGCGTGAAGTCTACGGCCCGAGTAACAAGGCTTATGCAGTTTCGGCTTCCTATAAGCCGGCTAAAGCCTGGACTGTGGGCGCAACCTTAGCTCGCTATGATGCGGCTCAGGACCTGAATTATTGGGCTGTTAATACTGGATATGAACTGGGTAAAGCTAACTTTACCGCAGAATATGCCAAGTCCAGCGCTAGCGATGCCAATAAAGCCTACGATCTTGGTGTGAGCTACGCGTTTGACAAAAAAACCTCGGCGTTTGCCACCTACTATCGTGTAGAGAATAACGGAGATATGGGCGGTTGGACTGACTTCGATGCAAATATGAAAGGCTTCTATTACGGCTTAAATCATAAGCTGGACGACAAAACGACCTTGAAGCTCTTCTTCAAAGACATTGAACAAGTGGACAACAGCTCCGTGAAGTCTAAACAGTTCCGTACGACCGTTTCGTATCAGTTCTAA